Proteins encoded in a region of the Zea mays cultivar B73 chromosome 4, Zm-B73-REFERENCE-NAM-5.0, whole genome shotgun sequence genome:
- the LOC103655060 gene encoding uncharacterized protein: protein MARLRLAVVAVALALCCCLMIHAPTTGAAAAADDASFPPGLEVAAQQQDTRVAAPPPSSSPGAQHHQEAAGGAVAAEAAPVGRKRTELELVEDYPGSGANDRHSPWAQKRRN from the exons ATGGCGAGGCTACGCCTGGCGGTGGTCGCCGTCGCCCTGGCCTTGTGCTGCTGCCTCATGATCCACGCGCCGACGACAGGTGCCGCTGCTGCCGCCGACGACGCCTCGTTTCCTCCTG GACTGGAGGTGGCGGCGCAGCAGCAGGATACCCGAGTGGCGGctccgccgccgtcgtcgtcgccggGCGCACAACACCATCAG GAGGCCGCCGGCGGCGCCGTAGCTGCGGAGGCGGCGCCCGTCGGGAGGAAGAGGACGGAGCTGGAGCTGGTGGAGGACTACCCTGGCTCCGGCGCCAACGACCGCCACTCGCCGTGGGCACAGAAGCGGAGGAACTGA